A region from the Schistocerca serialis cubense isolate TAMUIC-IGC-003099 chromosome 1, iqSchSeri2.2, whole genome shotgun sequence genome encodes:
- the LOC126474795 gene encoding uncharacterized protein LOC126474795, which translates to MARSAARRCYGDAALAASRLLCGAGAGAAGEAVGQPLSPPPPPLQPQTQTQPQTQTQLRPLLGYQRAGRPLSSDAAPPRPAFSETATVERRHPPDLQPADSSPGRRRRSPSPVSREGTEAEETPPLSPPPYSAPESCVQFPSLLPCVV; encoded by the coding sequence atggcgaGGTCCGCGGCGCGACGATGCTACGGCGACGCAGCCCTCGCCGCTAGCCGCCTGTTGtgtggcgccggcgccggcgccgctggCGAAGCTGTAGGACAGCCGCTgtcgccccctcctccccctctacagccacagacacagacacagccacagacacagacacagctcCGGCCGCTCCTCGGGTATCAGCGGGCGGGCCGGCCGCTATCCAGTGACGCCGCGCCGCCTCGGCCTGCTTTTAGCGAAACAGCAACCGTCGAGCGGCGCCACCCGCCTGACTTACAACCAGCAGATTCCAGTCCAGGCCGGCGTAGGAGAAGTCCGTCGCCAGTGTCTCGCGAAGGAACTGAAGCAGAGGAGACGCCACCGCTTTCCCCACCACCATACTCTGCACCAGAGTCCTGCGTTCAGTTCCCAAGCCTTCTGCCGTGTGTCGTGTAA